The nucleotide sequence atagCAGATACACCACCACCAGCATATATGCCTCCTGAAGATCAAATGGGGCAAGATAATTCACAGTCTATGGACACAAGCAATAATATGATCTCTCAGATAATGCCAAATATTTCCAATAGAGGTGAGGTGAACAATGCATTTTGTAGACTTGTTAATATTTTGCAGTTGAAATTCTATAGAGAAGAGAATAGCCTACCAATCaaaagtgcttccccccccccagctgccacTTATCCCTGCCCCTTAAAGCACATTGGCACTGAAGGCTTTGGATGGGCAGCATCCAATTTTGCTTTTCAGCCATGGGTAATTGTGTTATGGGTTGAGGGTGTTAGTGTTTGAGGGTTGGATACATAGTGAGTTTGCAGGGATGTGGACAGAGCAGCACCAGAGGGACCTTTATAGGTGGAGCAAAAACACATGAATTTGGTTTCCGGAAACGTGGTTATTCATttattaccatacttttccgtgtataagactacgggtttttttgttgttgttttttttaaaaaaaacaacaacaataaaataatgttcaaaaggtgggtagtcttatacatgggggcaatctccgcccattttcttaatttcggGGGTTTCTTgtatatggaaaaatacagtatatttgtagcctgcccttcctcccaaaggagcctagggtTGGACCAAGTTTCAGAATAAACTGCTGCATGTATTGAATATTTCAGTACAGTTATTCAGTGAACAACCAGTCAGCCAAACTAATAACTTTTAATTGTGTATATATAAAGACTGTTTTTGTTTCTAAATGTGGCCGCTTTAAATTGCTACATTCTTAAAACTCCATTCTTTATGGCTGTGGCCTAAAGAAATAAGTAATCCAGCATgattaaaacaaattatttttcatGAAGTCCCAAGTTGGCGTAATGTAGTACTTGTGAACCTGAACTGGCGGTCTCTGGTTCACAGCTCAGCTATGCCATGCCACCATCATCAGAGACTTGGTTCTCCATCTTTCTTGTGGGActagcttacagtggtacctctggatgtgaacacgatccattccggagccctgttcgcatcctgagcagaacgcaacccacggcggtgcttctgcacatgcacgggtCGCGATTTgacgtttctgtgcatgcgcatgacgtcatttgatgcatctgtgcatgcacgaactgccgaacccggaagtaacccgtttcggtacttctgggtttggcgcgttcgtaacccgtgctgtttgcaacctgcagcgatcGTTTCTAGAGGTATGACTACTTTGCAGAGCTGTTTGAATATTTTGGAGGGGGTATCCATGAAACTCTGAGCACCTAGGGATAAAGGCATTAATACTATTACTGTATGGAAGAGACTGTTGCTTTAGGTGTTGGAAATACTGAAATCCATatgttttgcttttgttcatAGATGTTCAGCCTGTGGCCTATGAAGAGCCCAAGCACTGGTGTTCAATTGTGTATTATGAATTAAACAATCGAGTTGGGGAAGCATTTCTTGCATCTTCCACTAGTATTTTAGTAGACGGATTTACAGATCCTTCTAATAACAAGAACAGGTTCTGCTTAGGTTTGCTCTCCAATGTCAATCGCAACTCAACAATTGAGAACACCAGGAGACACATTGGAAAAGGTAATATAGAAATGTGCTTTGTATGATCATAAGAAACCTTCCTtcacctaacttagtcatgttcattaatttcagtgggtctactatgagtaaaacgtagctgaataccacccagtgtTTCTAAAAGAAGCATTTTCAGTGAACAAATCTCCACACCCACATAAAGTGTGATTCTACAGATTGCACTGCTTAATAATTTTATATAAACATACCAAAGACAAATCAAGCAGCCTTCTGATAAGATGCTTTGATTTAACCTGCCATATGGTTAATGATTCTGAATAACAGTTTCCTAGTAATATTTAGGtaatttcagttaaaaaaaatatttgttgaaGGATCTTATTCTTTGATTCATGGAAGGAGGGCATCTAGTGGCTGATTCAGTGGTAGAAATGCAAGTATACTCTGATGTGTTAGAATAACTGGAAACCATTCCTACTggagccttttaaaaataggaactCGGCTAGACTTTCTGACATCTGTAACATTTCTGCAAATAACCCTGTTAAATGTTTGGGTTTCTCTCACTCTCCTGACTCCAGGTGTCCATCTCTACTACGTTGGTGGTGAAGTCTATGCCGAATGCCTGAGTGACAGCAGCATATTTGTACAGAGTAGGAATTGCAACTACCATCATGGATTTCACCCTACAACTGTCTGCAAAATTCCTAGCGGCTGCAGTCTGAAAATTTTTAACAATCAGGAATTTGCTCAGCTTCTTGCTCAGTCGGTCAATCATGGATTTGAGGCAGTATACGAGCTCACCAAAATGTGCACAATTCGGATGAGTTTTGTGAAGgtaaggggtgtggggtgtgtgtgaacctGCTATAACCAAGTCCCCGCCACCCCTCCAGCTTGTGTGAGCCGGAGGGACAACAGAGCTTGCACAGCTTCCTCCACACGTCGGCTGGGCTGGTTAACTGAGTAGTGCATCAGCTGGGCCAGCTCTGCTGCCTCTCTGGCTTGGGGGAAGCCAAGGGACTGTGGGGCTTGGCTGTCCACGTGACCCCGTTTCCGGGTACCGCTTCTGGTTGCGTGCAAATAGAGTGCGCATAAATGGGGAGATGCCTGTATTTCAGACAAACATGTCCTCCTTGTCGGTGTAACAGGCTCTAAAGCAGGTGTCAGTTGGACAGATGCATTCTCTCAGTAGTCATTTGCTGGCCTTTCCAATAGGATGAGGCTTAGTTTGAATAGACAGTCATTCTTCTCCATCTGCAAAACCTAGTAGACAATGTATACTGGGAATCGTACTAAACAGTGGGTGAATAGAAGCATATGGTATCCTGCCATCCCTTCCATAAACCTATATTCCCTTTTCTCTGACGTGCTACacttctttttttgagggggggggtgttactcaTTTTTTAATTTCTAATGAATTTACTAGACTGATCAACACTGGCTGTTTTAAGAGCGATTCTTGGATATACACTAAATGTCTGCCCATTTTTTTTGTAGGGATGGGGAGCAGAATACCATCGGCAAGACGTTACAAGCACTCCGTGCTGGATAGAAATCCATCTTCATGGGCCTCTGCAGTGGCTGGATAAAGTACTCACCCAGATGGGATCCCCTCTTAATCCCATCTCTTCTGTTTCATAGTGCCAAAGAAGTTTTTCCAACCATAACTTTAGTGACCATTTTCTAATTCTACAGACACTTCCAGTGTGGATACTGTAAGAACATACTACACATTAGCTTTCTTCTACCAGTGACCAATTCCATTGTTTTTTATTGCTCTTCCTTTGATTTTTTTGATATTAAGGAAACAGCCAAGTTGGGAAGAAAACTGAGAATTCAGGATTTTATTTTTCCTTGATACGCATATTTAATAATCACCAACTCCactgaaaatatttttatgtgTCTTCTAGGAACACATTTTTGAACTGGTTCTTtttttcgggggaggggggataacaTTTATCTTTTTTCCTAAATTTGTTTATTTCCAGTTtacaagtttttaatgttgtataatGGATAATGTCCATAAACAAAGCTAGCTTTATTACACCCAAGATTGCCTTTAGCTTGAGTAAATAATGTGACTTAAGTATATACATGTTAAAAACGTGTTACAGATAGTGGTATTAGAATGCATTACTGCAAGTTCTGTGGTAAATAGTGGTTTTATCTATACCCCAGTTCAATTTAATACTGCCTTTACAGTGCAATCGTATGCATGTATACTCAATGGGACATTGAGCTactggaacttactcccaggcaagtgtaaATAGGATGCTGTCTTTAGTCATTGTTCTTAAACATTTGATTCAAGGCACTCTGTTT is from Lacerta agilis isolate rLacAgi1 chromosome 2, rLacAgi1.pri, whole genome shotgun sequence and encodes:
- the SMAD5 gene encoding mothers against decapentaplegic homolog 5, translated to MTSMASLFSFTSPAVKRLLGWKQGDEEEKWAEKAVDALVKKLKKKKGAMEELEKALSSPGQPSKCVTIPRSLDGRLQVSHRKGLPHVIYCRVWRWPDLQSHHELKPLDVCEFPFGSKQKEVCINPYHYKRVESPVLPPVLVPRHSEFNPQHSLLVQFRNLSHNEPHMPHNATFPDSFQQPNSTPFPISPSSPYPPSPGSSTYPNSPASSGPSSPFQLPADTPPPAYMPPEDQMGQDNSQSMDTSNNMISQIMPNISNRDVQPVAYEEPKHWCSIVYYELNNRVGEAFLASSTSILVDGFTDPSNNKNRFCLGLLSNVNRNSTIENTRRHIGKGVHLYYVGGEVYAECLSDSSIFVQSRNCNYHHGFHPTTVCKIPSGCSLKIFNNQEFAQLLAQSVNHGFEAVYELTKMCTIRMSFVKGWGAEYHRQDVTSTPCWIEIHLHGPLQWLDKVLTQMGSPLNPISSVS